In a genomic window of Alcanivorax sp.:
- a CDS encoding LysR family transcriptional regulator → MKFTLRQLQVFLATAHHENISKAAESLSMSQSAASGALKELEALYDLKFFERAGKRLKLNELGRQFWPRAEALLAQARELEADLLSHRDLGRLNVGATLTIGNYLAVGIMADYMAEQPGARVHLEVANTRTIVERVLAFELDLGLIEGELNHPDLELLPWREDELVVFCSPDHPLAGKEALTDEDLRAAHWIVRESGSGTRQTFERGLHGLVPELDLALELEHTEAIKRAVEAGLGISCLSRVCLREAFKRGSLVELPVPHRDFSRDFYFVLHRQKYRSPGIERWLELCRASAG, encoded by the coding sequence ATGAAATTTACCCTGCGCCAGCTTCAGGTCTTCCTGGCCACGGCGCACCACGAGAACATCAGCAAGGCGGCGGAGAGTCTGAGCATGAGCCAGTCCGCCGCTTCCGGGGCGCTCAAGGAGCTGGAAGCCCTGTACGACCTGAAGTTCTTCGAGCGCGCCGGCAAGCGGCTCAAGCTCAATGAGCTGGGGCGCCAGTTCTGGCCCCGGGCGGAGGCGCTGCTGGCCCAGGCCCGGGAGCTGGAAGCCGACCTGCTCAGTCATCGGGATCTGGGGCGCCTGAATGTGGGGGCCACGCTGACCATCGGCAACTATCTGGCGGTGGGTATCATGGCCGATTACATGGCGGAACAGCCCGGCGCCCGGGTGCATCTGGAGGTGGCTAACACCCGGACCATCGTGGAGCGTGTGCTGGCCTTCGAGCTGGATCTGGGTCTGATCGAGGGCGAACTGAATCACCCGGATCTGGAGCTGCTGCCCTGGCGAGAGGACGAGCTGGTGGTGTTCTGCAGTCCGGACCATCCTCTTGCCGGTAAGGAAGCACTTACCGACGAAGACTTGCGGGCGGCCCACTGGATTGTTCGCGAATCCGGATCCGGCACCCGGCAGACCTTCGAACGCGGCCTGCATGGGCTGGTGCCGGAGCTGGATCTGGCCCTGGAACTGGAGCATACCGAGGCCATCAAGCGGGCGGTGGAAGCCGGACTGGGCATCAGCTGCCTGTCCCGAGTGTGTCTGCGCGAGGCCTTCAAGCGCGGTTCGCTGGTGGAATTGCCGGTGCCCCACCGTGATTTCAGCCGTGATTTCTACTTTGTGCTGCATCGCCAGAAGTACCGCAGCCCGGGCATTGAGAGGTGGCTGGAACTATGTCGCGCGTCCGCAGGATAA
- the cobS gene encoding adenosylcobinamide-GDP ribazoletransferase has translation MKQEWQSFWLAVGFLTRIPMPVKIDYSQSLMNRSSLYFPLVGLLLGGLYGALFAGLAVFWSLPVCIGLVLAFHLWITGAFHEDGLADSMDALGGGYTVARRLEIMKDSRIGTYGAVALIVALGLKALLLMDADPVWLALLMTPAISRLTPLLLMRFLPYVTDPDTSKSKPVAEAFSGQRLLLAALFTVVVALLFSVWLPALLAVVLVALLWGASLKRQLGGYTGDALGASVVFTELVFLLALTL, from the coding sequence GTGAAACAGGAATGGCAGTCGTTCTGGCTGGCCGTGGGCTTTCTGACCCGGATTCCCATGCCGGTGAAGATCGATTATTCCCAGAGCCTGATGAATCGTTCCAGCCTCTACTTTCCGCTGGTGGGTTTGCTGCTGGGAGGGCTCTATGGGGCGCTCTTTGCTGGCCTGGCCGTGTTCTGGAGCCTGCCGGTATGTATCGGTCTGGTGCTGGCCTTCCATCTCTGGATTACCGGGGCCTTCCACGAGGATGGCCTGGCGGACAGCATGGATGCTCTGGGCGGCGGCTACACGGTGGCGCGGCGGCTGGAGATCATGAAGGACAGCCGTATCGGCACCTATGGCGCGGTGGCGCTGATAGTGGCGCTGGGTCTGAAGGCGTTGTTGCTGATGGATGCCGACCCGGTCTGGCTGGCCCTGCTGATGACGCCGGCCATCAGCCGCCTGACGCCCTTGCTGCTGATGCGTTTCCTGCCCTATGTGACCGATCCGGATACCAGTAAAAGCAAACCGGTGGCGGAAGCCTTCAGTGGGCAACGGCTGCTGTTGGCTGCGCTGTTCACCGTTGTAGTGGCGTTGCTGTTTTCCGTGTGGCTGCCTGCCTTATTGGCGGTGGTGCTGGTGGCGTTGCTGTGGGGCGCCAGCCTGAAGCGGCAGCTCGGTGGCTATACCGGGGATGCGCTGGGGGCCAGCGTGGTGTTTACCGAATTGGTGTTTTTGTTGGCCCTGACTCTCTAG
- a CDS encoding AraC family transcriptional regulator: MRCIDATFSHLLFDHLASRGIAAEKLLGKIPKAGSRIAEDRWKGMLEKAAHAAQDSAFGLSVASQFSLRYLGAVGYLLLSSNNVMDALAKGQRYHVLISEMNPVKANIEENHLVLCWPLEHGWSGQLWDELGLGTTLKLIQAINQKPVFPSSVEFVGPPPSNRSIYEQFFGCEVSFNQAMPKLVFPVKNLFSPIPKTDPYLHDILDNQAKQQLRKLALEDEEIGNYRKQLLQIITRDQPSLEKLAAENGISARSMQRRLRAHRMSFQTLLDQTRHTLATNYLRESRLGLSDIAGMVGYTEQSSFSRAFVRWEGVSPGRYRRQNLEDDNEQTPKREKIHNLYRHRSGSG; this comes from the coding sequence ATGCGCTGCATCGATGCCACCTTCTCACATCTGCTTTTCGATCATCTGGCAAGCCGGGGGATTGCGGCCGAGAAACTGCTGGGCAAGATACCAAAGGCAGGAAGCCGAATAGCAGAAGATCGCTGGAAGGGCATGTTGGAAAAAGCAGCACATGCAGCCCAAGACTCCGCCTTTGGCCTCTCTGTCGCCAGCCAGTTCTCGTTACGGTATCTAGGGGCTGTTGGCTACCTGCTTCTGAGCAGCAACAATGTCATGGACGCCCTGGCCAAAGGCCAGCGCTATCACGTCCTGATCTCAGAAATGAACCCGGTAAAAGCAAATATTGAAGAGAACCATCTTGTCTTATGCTGGCCTCTCGAACATGGCTGGAGTGGTCAGCTATGGGATGAGCTGGGGCTTGGCACCACCCTCAAATTGATTCAGGCGATCAACCAGAAGCCTGTATTTCCATCCTCCGTGGAATTTGTTGGTCCCCCTCCCTCAAACCGGAGCATCTATGAACAGTTTTTCGGTTGTGAGGTTTCATTTAACCAGGCGATGCCGAAACTGGTTTTTCCTGTTAAGAACCTGTTTTCCCCTATCCCCAAAACAGACCCCTACCTCCATGACATTCTTGACAATCAAGCGAAACAACAACTCAGAAAGCTGGCACTGGAGGATGAGGAAATAGGGAATTACCGAAAACAACTATTACAGATCATTACCCGTGACCAGCCTTCGCTGGAAAAGCTCGCTGCGGAAAACGGGATTTCAGCCCGCTCAATGCAAAGACGTCTCCGGGCACATCGTATGTCTTTTCAGACCCTCCTTGATCAAACCCGCCACACGCTGGCAACCAATTATCTGCGGGAATCACGACTTGGCCTGTCAGATATTGCCGGCATGGTTGGCTACACCGAACAAAGCTCTTTCTCGCGCGCGTTTGTCAGATGGGAAGGAGTATCACCAGGCAGGTATCGTCGCCAAAATCTTGAAGACGATAATGAGCAGACTCCAAAAAGAGAAAAAATTCATAACCTCTACCGCCATCGCTCCGGCTCAGGGTGA
- a CDS encoding ferredoxin--NADP reductase, which translates to MSNLNTETVTSVRHWNDTLFSFTTSRDPGFRFKNGHFTMIGLEQDNGRPLLRAYSIASANYEEELEFFSIKVPDGPLTSQLQNIQPGDKIYVSRKPTGTLVADHLLPGKNLWLLSTGTGLAPFMSIIKDPEVYDQYDRVILTHGVRHVSELAYQDTIQSELPNNEFFGEFVKGKLLYYPTVTREPFRNQGRLTDLMTSGKLFEDLGLPTPSLENDRFMLCGSPAMLKDTQAILDGWGFRETRGGELGEYVIERAFVEK; encoded by the coding sequence ATGTCTAATTTGAATACTGAAACCGTCACCAGCGTGCGCCACTGGAACGACACCCTGTTCAGCTTCACCACCAGCCGCGACCCGGGTTTCCGTTTCAAGAATGGCCACTTCACCATGATCGGCCTGGAACAGGACAACGGCCGCCCGCTGTTGCGCGCCTACTCCATTGCCAGCGCCAACTATGAAGAAGAACTGGAGTTCTTCAGCATCAAGGTGCCGGATGGCCCACTCACCTCCCAGCTGCAGAACATCCAGCCGGGCGACAAGATCTATGTGAGCCGCAAGCCCACCGGCACCCTGGTGGCCGACCACCTGCTGCCCGGCAAGAACCTGTGGCTGCTCTCCACCGGCACGGGTCTGGCGCCGTTCATGAGCATCATCAAGGACCCGGAAGTCTACGACCAGTACGACCGTGTGATCCTCACCCACGGGGTGCGCCACGTGTCCGAGCTGGCCTATCAGGACACCATTCAGAGCGAGCTGCCCAACAACGAATTCTTCGGTGAATTTGTCAAAGGCAAACTGCTCTACTACCCGACGGTGACCCGCGAACCCTTCCGCAACCAGGGTCGACTCACCGACCTGATGACCAGCGGCAAACTGTTCGAGGATCTGGGGCTACCCACACCAAGCCTGGAAAACGATCGCTTCATGCTGTGCGGCAGCCCGGCCATGCTCAAGGATACCCAGGCCATTCTCGATGGGTGGGGCTTCAGGGAAACCCGTGGCGGCGAGCTGGGGGAGTATGTGATCGAGCGGGCCTTTGTGGAGAAGTAA
- a CDS encoding NAD(P)/FAD-dependent oxidoreductase: MQPQSIAIIGAGTAGLTTAALLAEQGHHVTLIERAETLAPVGAGLLLQPTGLAVLKEMGLHQPMLEYGARVDALVGHTRDGRRIMNTAYRSLDDHSHGLGIHRASLCHVLDQHLQTLPHTRLMSCTVSAVDTADNQATVIAEKAGEPCRLSFDAVMIANGSHSRLRPAAWTRYDRLYPWGAMWAIQPMVDSFAAPLLQQRYHRASQMVGILPTGCRPDQPAQPLASFFWSLPVAQMRHWQRADFDFPGWRNQALQLWPQLETLLAPLTHPNQLLPATYRDVIMHHWGENRLGIIGDAAHAMSPQLGQGANMALLDARAIGLAVAASDTWPQVWDYYHRQREPQIRFYQRMSRWLTPAFQSHSRTVSSGRDLFFPIMERVPWLRMQMAKTVAGLKSGLLS, from the coding sequence GTGCAACCACAATCCATTGCTATTATCGGCGCCGGCACCGCCGGCCTGACCACTGCTGCCCTGCTTGCCGAGCAGGGGCACCACGTCACCCTGATTGAACGGGCCGAGACGCTGGCGCCGGTGGGTGCCGGCTTGCTGTTGCAGCCCACCGGGCTCGCGGTGCTCAAGGAAATGGGCCTGCATCAACCGATGCTCGAGTACGGCGCCCGCGTTGATGCCCTGGTCGGCCACACCCGCGATGGCCGGCGCATCATGAACACCGCTTACCGCAGCCTGGACGACCACAGCCATGGTCTCGGCATCCACCGTGCCAGCCTCTGCCATGTGCTGGACCAACACCTGCAGACACTACCCCACACACGGTTAATGAGTTGTACGGTCAGTGCGGTGGATACCGCCGACAACCAGGCCACGGTGATCGCCGAAAAAGCGGGCGAGCCCTGCCGGCTGTCCTTCGACGCGGTAATGATCGCCAACGGCAGCCACAGCCGCCTGCGCCCCGCGGCCTGGACCCGTTACGACAGGCTCTACCCCTGGGGCGCCATGTGGGCCATCCAACCCATGGTGGACTCGTTTGCGGCGCCGCTGCTGCAACAGCGCTATCACCGAGCGAGCCAGATGGTTGGCATTCTGCCCACCGGCTGCCGCCCGGACCAGCCGGCTCAGCCCCTGGCCAGTTTCTTTTGGAGCCTGCCAGTGGCGCAGATGCGCCACTGGCAGCGGGCGGATTTTGATTTTCCCGGCTGGCGTAATCAGGCCCTACAGCTATGGCCACAGCTGGAAACCCTGCTGGCACCACTGACTCACCCGAATCAACTGCTGCCCGCCACCTACCGGGATGTGATCATGCATCACTGGGGTGAAAACCGGTTGGGCATTATTGGCGATGCGGCCCATGCCATGAGTCCGCAACTGGGCCAGGGCGCCAACATGGCCCTGCTGGATGCCCGGGCCATCGGCCTGGCCGTGGCAGCGTCGGACACCTGGCCCCAGGTCTGGGACTACTACCATCGCCAGCGGGAACCGCAGATCCGCTTCTACCAGCGCATGAGCCGCTGGCTGACCCCGGCCTTCCAGTCCCACAGCCGCACGGTATCCAGCGGGCGGGATCTGTTCTTTCCGATCATGGAGAGGGTGCCATGGCTGCGCA
- a CDS encoding DUF3298 and DUF4163 domain-containing protein: MRMTFVFLLAVALLAGCDNNNQDTDPSGAQQGTTASQTGEAKGYTGELVRVLHTLEKTDEQCQGDGCPKVDLAWVTFENQPTLNEAITTQLAGMLVQNQGSTPHDGTIESLVDAFLADASDMAMASKQGWELNASIKRQTRRGDLLTLRMDSYEYTGGAHGQPGVHYFHWDLVRQQKLTLDDLLEPGQQQAFWELARHQHQQWLDKEKLDQTFRDSWPFDRTDNVYFGKDGLVLHYNVYHIAPYAMGQPELTIPYEKLDGIVRDKYLNP; encoded by the coding sequence ATGCGCATGACATTTGTGTTCCTGCTCGCAGTAGCTCTGCTGGCAGGTTGTGATAACAACAATCAGGATACCGACCCGTCTGGCGCACAACAGGGCACCACTGCCTCCCAAACCGGGGAGGCCAAGGGGTATACCGGCGAGCTGGTGCGCGTTCTTCATACCCTGGAAAAAACGGATGAACAATGCCAGGGCGACGGCTGCCCGAAAGTGGACCTGGCCTGGGTCACCTTTGAAAACCAGCCGACCCTGAATGAGGCGATCACCACCCAACTGGCCGGCATGCTGGTTCAGAACCAGGGCAGCACCCCCCATGACGGCACTATCGAAAGCCTGGTGGATGCCTTCCTCGCCGATGCGTCAGACATGGCCATGGCCTCCAAACAAGGCTGGGAGCTGAATGCTTCCATCAAGCGCCAGACCCGCCGGGGCGACCTGCTCACCCTGCGCATGGATAGTTACGAATACACCGGTGGCGCCCATGGCCAGCCCGGCGTGCACTACTTTCACTGGGATCTGGTCCGCCAGCAGAAGCTGACCCTGGATGATTTGCTGGAACCGGGCCAGCAACAGGCGTTCTGGGAACTGGCCCGCCACCAGCACCAGCAATGGCTGGACAAGGAAAAACTTGACCAGACCTTTCGCGACAGCTGGCCCTTCGATCGCACCGACAATGTCTACTTCGGCAAGGACGGCCTGGTGCTGCACTACAATGTTTACCACATTGCTCCCTACGCCATGGGGCAGCCTGAGCTAACGATTCCCTATGAAAAACTCGACGGCATTGTGCGCGATAAATACCTGAACCCCTGA
- a CDS encoding cellulase family glycosylhydrolase, with translation MQITRHCQLVLKRMLLVPFAFLVGCGGGSGGSATPPASQDNVAQEQGQPDSPPPVEARSRCDEEVSAGRLGQAGRWVIDADCRVVILQGVNQISKLPSYTPEAIGFGEDDLNYIASQGFNTIRLGFIWKAFEPEPGQYDTDYLESLYRTAQAASDAGLWVLFDFHQDMYNEKFSGEGFPDWTVFDDGLPNQPDFGFPGNYFLMPALWRAYDHFLDNDQDLAGRPMHDAFAEAWRRVASRIKDVDRLLGYDLWNEPFPGSALALCANPLGCLLTDQDKKLTAVSRRAADAVREEDDTAIIFYEPFVTFNNGADTAHGGVGEGVKAGMSFHNYCLAKTPGLPGLPLSDTGCELEEQMVFTNAEKQSRELSDTLMLSEFGASNDLVTIERLIDLAAKNRVSWQYWAWWNRDVCCERPEEGIISHPSDPPLAENLNQEKLDVLVRAYPRRVAGVPESYGFDRKNKTFQLTYSTQRADGNGTFPPGSITEIFVPERHYPDGYQVSVEGGQVLPGSDDQILQVVSYAGVETVTVKVTQ, from the coding sequence ATGCAAATAACAAGACATTGCCAGTTGGTGCTCAAGCGTATGCTTCTGGTTCCGTTCGCCTTTCTGGTCGGGTGTGGCGGTGGCAGTGGCGGGAGTGCTACGCCTCCTGCAAGCCAGGACAATGTTGCCCAGGAGCAGGGGCAGCCCGACAGTCCGCCTCCCGTGGAGGCCCGGTCTCGCTGTGATGAAGAGGTTTCCGCAGGAAGGCTGGGGCAGGCAGGACGCTGGGTGATTGATGCGGATTGCCGGGTGGTGATTCTGCAGGGGGTGAACCAGATCAGTAAGCTGCCGTCCTACACGCCCGAAGCGATCGGGTTTGGGGAGGATGACCTGAACTATATTGCCAGCCAGGGCTTCAATACCATTCGGTTGGGGTTCATCTGGAAGGCGTTTGAGCCTGAGCCGGGCCAGTACGATACCGATTACCTGGAGTCGCTATACCGTACCGCCCAGGCGGCATCCGATGCCGGTCTGTGGGTATTGTTTGATTTTCACCAGGATATGTATAACGAAAAGTTCAGCGGGGAGGGCTTTCCCGACTGGACGGTGTTTGATGACGGTTTGCCCAACCAGCCTGATTTCGGCTTTCCAGGTAACTATTTCCTGATGCCCGCCTTGTGGCGTGCCTATGATCATTTCCTGGATAACGACCAGGATCTGGCAGGCCGGCCCATGCATGATGCCTTTGCCGAAGCCTGGCGCCGGGTGGCTTCCCGTATCAAGGACGTGGACAGGTTGCTGGGTTATGACTTGTGGAACGAGCCTTTTCCTGGTTCTGCATTGGCGCTCTGTGCAAACCCGCTGGGTTGCTTGCTGACAGATCAGGACAAAAAGCTCACCGCTGTCAGCCGTCGGGCTGCCGATGCGGTGCGGGAAGAGGATGATACGGCAATTATTTTTTATGAACCTTTCGTCACCTTTAACAATGGTGCAGATACTGCGCATGGTGGTGTGGGTGAAGGCGTTAAGGCCGGCATGTCTTTCCACAATTACTGTTTGGCGAAAACGCCGGGGTTACCGGGGCTGCCGCTCAGTGATACCGGGTGCGAACTGGAAGAGCAGATGGTGTTTACCAATGCGGAAAAGCAGTCCAGGGAATTGAGTGATACGTTGATGCTTAGTGAGTTTGGTGCCTCGAATGATCTGGTCACTATCGAACGTCTGATTGATCTGGCGGCAAAGAATCGTGTTTCCTGGCAGTACTGGGCATGGTGGAACCGTGACGTTTGTTGTGAGCGCCCGGAAGAGGGCATTATTTCTCACCCCTCTGATCCACCGCTGGCCGAAAACCTGAATCAGGAAAAACTGGATGTGCTGGTGCGGGCTTATCCGCGGCGTGTAGCCGGGGTGCCGGAGAGTTACGGCTTCGATCGCAAGAACAAAACTTTTCAACTGACGTATTCCACACAGCGAGCGGATGGAAACGGCACCTTCCCGCCCGGCTCCATCACCGAAATCTTTGTGCCGGAACGGCATTATCCCGATGGCTATCAGGTGTCTGTAGAGGGTGGTCAGGTTCTTCCCGGATCAGATGATCAGATTTTGCAGGTAGTCAGCTATGCAGGGGTGGAAACCGTGACGGTGAAAGTCACCCAGTGA
- a CDS encoding STAS/SEC14 domain-containing protein, producing MLTLIPFEDDRVVGAKISGKITRPEFDTVAAALEAALARHDKVRFYAEMETFGGVAMDVLFQDLKFGLRHWQQFEREAVVTDQAWMRRLALLADKLLPSIDVKVFARDDTASAKAWICAD from the coding sequence ATGCTGACATTGATTCCGTTCGAAGATGACAGGGTGGTAGGGGCAAAAATTTCCGGCAAGATCACCCGCCCGGAATTCGATACCGTGGCAGCCGCGTTGGAGGCGGCTCTGGCCAGGCACGACAAGGTGCGTTTCTATGCAGAAATGGAAACCTTTGGCGGTGTGGCCATGGATGTCCTGTTCCAGGATCTGAAGTTTGGTCTGCGCCACTGGCAACAATTTGAGCGCGAAGCCGTAGTCACCGATCAGGCCTGGATGCGGCGTCTGGCACTGCTGGCGGACAAGCTATTGCCTTCTATCGATGTGAAGGTCTTTGCCCGTGATGACACGGCCAGCGCCAAGGCCTGGATTTGTGCAGACTGA
- a CDS encoding YtoQ family protein: MSFWTVYLSGEIHTDWRERIIQGCAEKELDIEFTGPVTDHEASDKVGVNILGAEEKRFWEDRLGAGINGIRTRKLIDEADLVIVRFGPKYKQWNAAFDAGYTAALGTPMIILHDEEHDHPLKEVDAAADAVARTPEQVVEMLVYILNA; the protein is encoded by the coding sequence ATGAGCTTCTGGACGGTTTACCTTTCCGGGGAGATTCACACCGATTGGCGCGAGCGGATCATTCAGGGTTGTGCCGAGAAAGAGCTGGATATCGAATTTACCGGCCCGGTGACCGATCACGAAGCCAGCGACAAGGTGGGGGTAAACATTCTCGGTGCGGAAGAAAAACGCTTCTGGGAAGACCGCCTGGGAGCGGGTATCAACGGTATCCGCACTCGCAAGCTGATCGACGAGGCGGATCTGGTGATTGTCCGGTTCGGGCCCAAATACAAGCAGTGGAATGCGGCCTTCGATGCGGGCTACACCGCTGCTCTGGGCACGCCCATGATTATCCTCCACGATGAGGAGCACGACCATCCTCTCAAGGAAGTGGATGCGGCCGCCGATGCTGTGGCACGCACCCCCGAACAGGTGGTGGAGATGCTGGTTTATATCCTCAACGCCTGA
- a CDS encoding M23 family metallopeptidase: MSRVRRITRYSLIGLALLLTLGLLLPEGRQVPVQGADTSDWHPQTFWYHPWGKSGVHKGVDIFAATGTPVLASSGGLVLFRGELARGGRVVLVLGPRWRLHYYAHLADIAETGPWLWAGEPVGSVGSSGNAAGKPPHLHYSLVSLLPLAWKADGAPQGWKKMFYLNPLRHFDVR; the protein is encoded by the coding sequence ATGTCGCGCGTCCGCAGGATAACCCGTTACAGCCTGATCGGGCTGGCACTGCTGCTGACGCTCGGGCTGTTGCTGCCGGAGGGGCGGCAGGTTCCCGTACAGGGCGCCGATACCAGTGACTGGCATCCACAGACGTTCTGGTATCACCCCTGGGGCAAGTCCGGGGTGCACAAGGGCGTGGATATTTTTGCGGCCACCGGCACACCGGTGCTGGCCAGCAGCGGCGGCCTGGTGTTATTTCGCGGCGAACTGGCCCGGGGTGGCAGGGTCGTTCTGGTGCTGGGTCCCCGCTGGCGGCTTCACTATTATGCGCATCTGGCAGACATAGCCGAGACCGGGCCCTGGTTATGGGCGGGGGAGCCGGTAGGCTCTGTGGGCAGCAGTGGCAATGCGGCGGGCAAGCCGCCCCATCTGCATTATTCCCTGGTCAGTCTGTTGCCGCTGGCGTGGAAGGCTGATGGGGCGCCCCAGGGCTGGAAAAAGATGTTCTACCTCAATCCACTGAGGCATTTCGATGTGCGCTAA